In the Archocentrus centrarchus isolate MPI-CPG fArcCen1 chromosome 11, fArcCen1, whole genome shotgun sequence genome, taaggcACATAACTGCTCTTAGGTAGATGGCATAGTCTAAAGTGCCAGGAAGGCACAATTGCAAAATATTATTCaagcaaaatattatttataaactaaaaagaaaaaaaaagttagaattTGACTGACTCAAACACAGACTTCCTGGACGAGCTGTACCACAAAGCAAGCCATATTATTTTTTCAggtaattttcatttaaaatgctcTGTGGCAGAGGTCCAGCTGAGTGActggaataaaataaatcaataaaactttAAGTCCTATCAGTAGCTAAGCCTTTATATCAGgctgttaatgtgtttttaaagctttatttggTCATTTAAACATGGAAGTCCATGGGGATTGTTTCTTTTTGGAGCCAgactcaagtggccattagaagaACTACAGTTTTACCACAACCTgcgttggcttcatttttcagcactggAGGATGATGGTTGTATAGAGGCCAATGGAGAAATTACCCAGTTGTTCATTGCTGatttatcatctgcataaacaCTTTACTCAGGACTGTATGTTATCAAATGTTTGTTCCAAGCCCTGTTTCACacaacagtttatttttatgagGCCACAGAGAGCAAATTAGACAGTTATTATACTTGCAGACATGCACTAGGGAGGCTAAGGATACCATGAATGAGTAATAttcttatatttttttagtcTGCCTGAAAGATGCATGTGCAATTGGTGCACTGTAAAACAGAAAGTCTGCAAAGACATTAAAAGGACATCCACACTCTGTCACTCTGACCCAAACGGATCCTTGTATACAGCCATGTGAAAAAGAATGTTTTCAtgggactctgtgcagtcctgtgaaaaactaagtatactcttactgcttccataagaATTAAGAGGGCAAGTGGCAGCCAGGAGCTACTAATCAAaaacacttgattaactgatcatcattagtgtgagcacctctataaaagcagaagttttggcagtttgtagGTCTGGAGCGTTCAAGTGTGTGTTAACAAAATGGTACAATCTTACCAGGAGTGGATgacccagcaaattcaccccaaggtcagaccgtgcaatgctcacagacataaaaaaccccaagagctccatctcagactctacaggcctcagttagcatgttaaatgttaaaattcatgacagtacaattagaaaaagactgaacaagtatgacttgtttggCAGGGTTTACAAGCCTCTTGTCTTTAAAAAgagcatggcagcacagcttaggacTGCAAAATTGGATTTGAAAAAACCAAaagatttctggaacaatgtgcTTTCAACAGACGAGGCCAAAGTGGAGGTGCAATGGCCCAGTAAAAATCTAGacttcaacctgactgaaatcctgtgcataaacaaatccCCACAAAGCTCAATGaactaatgtaaaaaaaaaaaaaatcctccacaacatgagagactgataaagtcatacagaacaCGCTTACTTCAAGATTTTTCTGCTAAAGGTGATTCTGCAGTCATCAGGTGTGCAAAgtgtttcacaggactgcacagagtccactgaaaactttctttttcacgacTGTACTCTTGAATGCAGAAACTATATTCACCTATATTTGCTATATCAGGTTTACAGTGACTACGTCAGGCAATAAAGACAATATACAGACTTCACTAAGgaatgacatcacagtggcaatcatctatccatctataGAGTTTGTGCTTTAAACCTTTAAAGAGGCGTGCATCAACTTTCAATCACCAAAAGTGGAGAAACAGGCATCAGACTTCAttcacatcattttattttaatagatCTCTAtcatatacatacagtacaatATGCTCAAGACAGATCTTATGGCACATATATTATTGTTGTACATTTTGCAGTCGCTGGTATTGCTGTGAGGTTACAGTAAAGTGACCATTTGAATCTGTTACTTAGGTAGATACAACAGGTGGCTTGACCTCGGTGGGTTAGGAATAAGGTTGCTACAGCAAAACACATGCACTGTCAAGTTATATATTCCGCTAGGGGTGGGTCACACATCCAGTTACACAGATCGACACTTTAAGGGGTGGTGTTGTTATTTTCCATTTAAACCCCtagattgttgttgttgttgtcttcatCGTCTTGGAATACGCTACAATAGTGGCTACTGTGATCCTGGAAAGCTACGGGATGTACACGGTTTGGGTTCCACCcagcttcttttgttttttttttgtcctccactgaACATAAACACAGGGCCACTTTGACTTTAAAGAGCTGCCATTGCACATTTAATAATTTGGTTATGTGTCAGTGGAGATTTATGGTCTCTTTATACACCTTTACCTTCTAGCTGTGGATTCAACCAAAACCTTGAATATCCAGTAGGAATGACGAGTAATGGTGCGTTAGGGTCTAGTATTCGGGTTTCTACTGCAATACAACTTTGCCGTTAATACTACAGGTACAGAGTACTGCTAAGTTATTCACATATGTACAAACTCTGCCGTCCACCTGCAGAGACTTGACAAGTGAGTGTGCATCTTCTGTAGAGCATGTTCCAagatagaaaaataaaacagtgataGACTACAAAATATCGTGCGCCTCCATCATCCTTAAGTGCTTCTGTTCGCTTTCACCCTGTATTGGTCCTCGTTTCAGTGAAAACACTTAACTCTTTCagtcaaagtttaaaaaaagataaaatgtccaaaatataatttaaaaattatattaaaaacagcATCAAAGTACAACAAAAAAGATGATATGTAACACGATACTAAAAATCATCAGCTTTCCCTTTCATCAGAGTGCTGTAGGTGTGAACACTGTGCACATATGGTATTTAAGTGTGTAAAAGCAGGGTTGTGAGCACCTTCTGTatcatcatttaaacacaccTGCAGGTTCAAATGACCCCTCAGTGTTTTGTTGAATCTGCTGAAAGTGCTTCACATACCTGGCATTGCACCCGGTGTCCTCCATGGAGACCTATTGTCTCTAAATGTGCAATTTTGGCATTTGGACCTTCTCCCAGTTATTCACCGCTATGTGTCAAACAAAAGGGAAGAAatagaaatgcaaaaaacaatGTGCACTCATGTGGTGACATCActgaaatgaaagcagaatAATAATGGTTGTGGGAATATGAGCGAAGGTGTAGCAGCTGATGGAGTGGCTGGCTGCGCCCTAGATGACCTGGCAGCAgctgtgtggggtgggggtgcagaGCAGACCCTCCTTGGGGCTCCGGTGAATGTTGACGGACAGTGTCTTGTCGCTCAGAGGCATCTGCAACACACGGTTCTTCATGTTCCTGTGGTTTTCCCGGGCCAGGTCCAGCTCTCCCAGCCTCAGGCGGCCCGAGCAGGGTCCCTCCAGCAGCGGGTCGCCCAGTGCGTCTCCCAGCGGGGGCTGGTGGTATAAATTGCCCCTGGGTGAAGGGCCGCCCAGGAGCGAGACCTTATCTAAACTGCCAGTGGAGCCGCCCATGCACATTCTCCACATGGGACGGTCCTGGGGATCCCCACCGGCACTGCCGGCACcactgccaccaccaccaccaccaccaccaccaacgcctccccctcctccccccgtCAAGTTGTGGAACTGAGAGCTTAGGCACAGGCTCATCAGCTTTAGGCTTTCCACCAGCCCGCTGGCAGCTTTGGCTGTGCCTTTACCTTGGCCTGACCCTGATCCAGGACTTGCACAGTTGGAGGGACTGCCCTGTCCAGCTCCTGTTTTCTCTCCATCCTCTTTCCTCCCTTCTCTCTCAACCCCATGTTCACCTCGAATTGCTGTATCATGTTTATAGTGACTTTCTGTGTCATCATCACTGGTCTCTGAGCTAGGAGTGAAAGTTGCAACTGGTGCCATTACACCAACAGTTTTAGGTGAAGACATGAGTGTTGAAGGTGAAGGTATCCTAGAGTTCAGATTGAGGCTGAGGCTGGGTTTGGGTGGGCCTAGTCCCTGCAACTcccttctttcttcctcttcctcctcatcctctttaTCTTCCTCGTGGATCTGGTTAAGAACTGGAGCGCTCATACGAGATGTCAGCCTATTACCAGAAGAGGACGTAGATGATGAGGAGGAAGCTTTGCAACGAAGAACCACCTGAGAAGGCAGTGTAGAGGGGGGTAAACATTTGTCTTCTGCCCCgtcttcttcctcatcctcttccacACTGAAAAGGCTGGGGCTCCGAGGTTTTCCAGGGCCCACTGAAGAAAGAGAGCCCAGCCTAAGGGGGTTGGAGTGGGGCTTTGTCAGAGGCCTGAGCCCTCTTTCCTGGTTCTGTTGCGAAGCCTGCTGCTCCTGGCTGGATGCTGGAGTGTGACTTTCCTGCCGCTGGCtaacatccagcagagctgttttGGGCCTGGGGCCTTTGTGGAGGCTCTCAGCACTACGGGCAGGAGACTGAGGCCCTCCAGGGTGGGAGATAGCTGGACCCCCTAAACCATCGCTGACATCTTGGTGAACATCCACTCTGGTGGGCCAAGACTGCCTGTAAAGGGCCAAATACAAAGCTGAGAATTAACCAactgtatatgttttttttaagttatttagTTAAATAGTGACAAAGGAAAGACTTGAAGAATTCTGGGACTGATTTATCAGGGAAGCCTGATAAATAAATTGAGTAAATACCTACCTGGGATCAGAAGTCAGATAGCTTAGCATAAAAATTATATCAGCTAGCCTGATTCTGTATAAAGCTAAAAACATAAAGCTAtataaaacactgaagtttaccAATGCATTTTATaacaaagatataaaattaCACAACTATACCAAAACTATACCAGGTTAgaccttttttatgtttatattgttCAAGCTGTGTTAACTGCTAACTGGCTCCAGCTCTGCGTTTTAATCTGTACCAAAACCAGAATGTAAAAAGGTGATATGATGTGCAAAATAGTGAGCTTCAGGTGTTGGTTAATAATCTGCCGGGAGAGGCCAGACTGGCTGTTTTACCTCGTTTCTGGTATTTACACCAAGCTAAGCTAACTGGCTGCTAGCACTGTTTCTTATTTTCTGCATAAATGAGTTATCGATTTGTTCTGAGActcaaagaaaatgacaaagcGTGTTTCCCAAAATGCTGAATTATTTATTTCGCTGACAGTAACAGCCATATTATTTCATCCATTTAAGCTACATTAGAACAAGAGTGTTAAATGACtgtattgttaatatttaatTCTGTTTGAGTGGTTGAATTTAAGTTCAGTGCTATATTGCTAGAATTTATGGTATCCACTTTGGGAAATACGATGCCCCTCTGCAACGCTGACTGGCCTTTCAATTGCCATACAAGACGATCTCCACAAAGTCCACAAAATGAGCTTTTTTACACAACTCTGGTGCCATCTGCATTTTGCAGTGCACACAACCCTGGTTTACATGGGGGCTCATCTGAGATCTTTAGGACTCGTTGCTAGAAATTGAACTTCAGCATTTTGCTCTAGAGTGCTTAAAGTTTGAttcaaagggttttttttttccaatctctTTTTAGTTACAGTGTTTAAGCTGGGTTTCTGTGCAGTCCTTCTAAACTGAAGCACTTATTGTGTCTGTTACCTCAGGTGGTTACCTCAGAGCTTTGTACTATATTATAAAGACTGTTAGATATTACCTATTTTTATACCATTGAATCAaatcctcttttattttttaaaacggTTCAAAAGTTTTAGCATAACTTCATAGTTAAAGCTTCTAAATTTACATTGATTCACTCTCACAAAATTGAAAATATGAAGACACTGGGTTTGCTCTACTGCAGGGTATTTCTGGTAGCACTTCTCTGACAGTGTTGCTGATCTGCAGCCTCTCTTCTATTCTCAGTGTGTCCTTCAATCCCTGCTGGAAAAGGGGCTCCGTCTGTCCATCCTCTGTCAGACTTGTTTTTCATAAACTGACAGTATGAagcactgcagaggcagcattCTGTCTGTCtcaggaaatgtgtgtgtgaatgtgtgtgtgtgtgtgtgtgtatacctgaACTGGGCCTTGCTGGGGCTGGGTGATCGTGTCTGGCTGTGTTGCTCCTTCTCTTGTCTCTCCCTGAGCATCCTCTCGGCCAGCAGGAAGTAAGTGGCTGTGATGTGATTGTACTGGTTCGACTCCAGAGCCCTGTGACGGAGGAGAGAGAAATCAAACTGAGgtccaaaatgcacaaaaactatGCACACGCATATAATCGACACACAGATCAGCACCTAATCCAGACCGTGAGTGAAAAAGGAAGTGACGGGAGTGGAGATTTAATTTGACAGCTCAGGACTGACTGccagctgcttgttaatgccAATTAAACTGTTGAAGACAGTCAATTACACTTCAGTGGGACGAGTGAACCATGACGAATTTTTGGAGATTGCACAGGATAGAACGgcttcacatttatttttgcgTAGTATGTGAGTGTAAAAGAGAGGGACACGTACTCAGTTATGGCGTCTCTGTCTGCGATGCCCCCCAGCACCATGCGCTGGATGATGGAGCCATGCTCCTCCTCCGACAAGCTGCGATGGGACACCAGAGGGGTAGACAGCTTTGTGGCCGGGGAGGGGTCGACACCTTGAAGCCACTGGTGGCTCTCGATCTGCTCTAGGGTCGCTCTCTTCTTGGGGTCCCTCTGCAGCATGTGGCCTATAAGACTGGAGGGAGTCACAGCGGAAATAAGTATTCCTGATACACTTAAGAAACATCTGGCTATTGCCTCTAAtgtgagacattttactatttcatttaaaaattaggCCATTTTGAATTTTGTGATGGGAGCAACAGGAGGTTGGAAAAGTAAGTAGTACtaaacagaaacagctggaagcaCATTTTGAAAGTAATTAgtttaattggcaacaggtcagtaacataattgggtataaaaatactatcttagagaggcagagtttctcagatgTAAAGATCGGCAGAGATTCACTGATCTGCGTCTATAAATTGCGGAATAATTTTAGGATAAAGtgtaaaattgcaaagactCTGAATATCTGAATTTCAGGTTTTTGTCCAAACCTGGCCAGATCACTAAATACAGTCCCAGATGGGAAAGAAACATGTGCAGTGAGATGATCAAAACCCAGAGATGTAAACATGACACCCACTGAGCAGGCAAAACAGAACTACGGCATCACATTTGTCTGGTCCTTGCTTTTTCAAACTTCTtatatttttccatccatcttcttccacttatccaattgcGTAATAGCAACAGTATGCTAATAAGATATATTATAGCTTACCCAGCAACTAACCCCCTGGCGTGGGTTCAAGCCTCCAGACCTGTAAAACGAGTAGGTGTACACCACGCAGAGTTTCCAACAAACTCTGCGTGGTGTACACCTACATGAATAGCACAGGTTGTGCCTATTCGGCTGTTAGCTGCATAGATAATTAATAAGCCGGAGATTATGAAGCAATCTGTTTTCTCTTGCAAATATCAATGTACCTAATCTGGAGCTCTGATTAGAAGTTAGGGCTTATGATATCGGACTGCACGTGTTTCTCTTCCTGCTGGATTTCTTTCAAGTAACTGGATGTTGGCATGtcaaatgttttaatatataGCAAAATATAAGTACTTCTCAGCAGCATAAATCAAGAAAAAATACTACTATCTGCACTGAAAAACTCTGTCTGggcctgtgtttgttttttgcaggcTGGCTCAGCAAGATATACTAAATCCACAATCGGTCAAACAAATAGGTAGAAGTGCTGTTTTATCAGGGCCACATTGGCAATAGATTTGTGGAAGAGTTCAAATAAACATCACATGAACCGGGATATGCGCCAATATTTGGAATGCTTTGTGAAAGTCAACCTGACCACATGAAGTCATAACCAGTAACAATATGTGTTTGCAAAGCTTCAGCCATTCAAAGTGTATTCTGCAACTATTTCGCCCAGCTCTGCCTTGACTCATCGTTAAACCCTCACAATGTTAAAAATAGAAGTCCAATTTTAAAGGGTGCATTAGATACACTTAACGCAGCTCTGCATCTCTGGTGGAGCAGCTGACTGCAGCACTGAGTGAAAGCAGGACAACGAAGGGAGACCgcacctctctctttgctctcttttcttcacacATCTACAAACATGAAATATGCAGCACCTGCAGAGTACTCTGTCCATCTTTGCggctgtgtgtgcgcgcttgtTACTCACTCTCTGCATGCACGGGAGATGTGCGGAGGCACCGTGTATTTGCAGTCCATGATCATAGTGAGCGTTTCGCTGTCGTTGGCCTCCTGAAAGGGGGGCTGACCACAGACCAGCATGAAGAGGATCACTCCCAGGCTCCAGATAtctgcagagacacagagagaatgCGGTCTGTTCTTAATGAAAGAGTCATTATGGTcagaaaaaaggagaacaaaGTGTGGTTTTATTTGGAAGAAGGCCAAAAAATAAAGATGACTGCTCAACAAAGTGAAGCCCGTCTGTTCTGTCTGCTTAGTGACctagataaaaaaacaaacaaaaaaaaaaaaacaagagctgtCTCTCCCCCAACTTCAAATGAAGCGTGAATCATATTCGATCAGAGCATTTCCACGAATGAAACTTAGGACACATCTGTCTAACCGGAGATGAAGCTCTGCGCCGCTGACTGCCGCCAGCATCGCactcacacatactcacactcGTGCACGCACTCCCACACAAACTCGCGGTCTGAGGAAAGTGGGTTAACGTGTTCATCCCTCAAAGCTTCATACAAATGCTAATTTTATGGAACGCTTCTCTCAGTCTGATTCAAAAGAGCAACTTTATTGCTCAGGGCTTCCACTGCTGCCCGGGTCAGCAGGATGGTCCACTGACACACATTCTGCTGTCACATACAGACTGCGAGCAGAGGCTGTGACATAAAAGCAAAGAGACTGCGTCTTAGTCACTATTTTGACCCCTTTTCAGCAAAATTCATAGTAAGCTTTTTCTGCTCTTAAGATGgactcaaaaaacacaaaacccacCCAGTTCACCCAGTTCTTAAACCGGCTCAGCAAAATATACTAAATCCACAATCAGTAAAATCTAGTAAAATATCCATAAATCTGTAATATTCCGTATTGTGGAAGCTGATGACGACAGCACGGTGGTTtgtactgctgcctcacaacaagaaggtcctaggttcaaatccaccttggccagggcctttctgtgtgtttgcctgttctccctgtgtctgtgtgggttttctccaggtactcctcccacagtcccacatgcagttagtggggttaggttaactggttattctaaattgctcatagatgcgagtgtgaatggttgcctgcctctctgtgttagccctgtgacaggctggcgacctgtcagGGGTGTACCACGATTGATATAGCTGAATGATAAAGTACACTATTCACTCTTTTGAGAGACTTTTTAAGACTTTCCTGAGAAATAAATCTGGGCCCTTTTCAGCTAAGAGGTCCACTTTGTTCATTAGCTAACTTTGACTGGTAGTGCATGGACAATCTAGCAGCGTTTACGAGAGTAGGGAGGATAAATTTATTAATAACATCTTTAACAATGCACAGTCACTTCAGTACAGAGTAGTGTAGCCTTAAAATTTCTTTAGGCttctttttttagtgtttttaagcAAATCCGACAATCCCCGTGGCTGATACTTCTCTTTCTTTGCACCACATTTTCTACCATATAGTGGCAACTGGAAAGGCCAAATACCCACCtgtacttcaaaaaaaaaaaaaaaaaaaatcaaaaaatcaaaatcaaaacagaaataaaagctgtttttctccAAGTGCCAATCTCAGCAGGTAGCTGTGTGCTAGGTTAGGCTAATTCGAGTCACTGATCAGGTcagtttgactgtgtgtgtggtatCTGTGcctttttgagcatttttaataCTAACATTGGTCAAATAATATGACTTGCTGTGCAGCTAATTATACCACCAGCTCATTACGTATCACAAATTAGCAGGTAGTTAGCAAGCATGTTCCTAACCAAGCTTGGTAGCACTCTCGCCCAAATACAGTCGTGTTtgtctcaaaaaaaataaaaaataaagaatgcaAGGcaatgctttaaaaacaaaaacaaaaaaaaagagagagagaaattaaaATTCACAAagcaatgggtgatgtcaccgTAACTATatccatctttaatatacagGCTGTGGTTTTCTGAAAAGAGCGCCGCATGTTGCAGTTATTATCTGAACAAAATCCATGCTCTTATAACTTGGAAGTTTGAGAACGTTAAAAAAAGGAGGTAAACAGATTGTAAGTGGGTTTATAGTGCTCAGGACCCCTGGTGATGTATCTTCATATCACTCCAGCTTGCCAGGATACACAGGAGATTTCAATCTGGTAGAATAAATGTGGCAGTTTACTGTGGGTGGTGAGGATTTATTGCTCTGAGGCAGTGAAGGAGTGCTTCATACTGCTGATGGAGGGAGCAAATGCTGCTGCAGTCCCCACTGCCACCTTACCCCCAGCCAACGTATCCTAGCAACCGCGACCCTGCTCCCTCATTACTTGCGTCAGCAGTCGGCCAAACTTCCTTCCTcgataactttatttataaaccaGATGGCTCACACATCTCTGGATAACACTGTTCACGTCAGTGCACATCAGCATCTCTCTCGCTAACAACGCCGACTCCTTATTGGAGACAGCTGGCAATGTAAACATCCCTTTTTGCTGCCCTGCACAGCATTTTAACAACAATAACCAACAGGCTAACCAGCCCCTCGTGTCTTCACACTGTTGACCGTCAACATTGAGTGGGCCAACTCAAGCATCCTGTCCTGCTCATCTTTATACAACATCTTTTCTAACACTCCCCCCACTTTCCATGTGTGCACAGTCATTATGCACAGATATGCTCTGAATTATGCATGTGCCCATGATATACTCTTTGTAATCGCTATTAGGtaagttatttctttttcaaGTGCAGCTTGTGCTtcatgaagaggaagaggaaatctATAATTAACTTTCCatttactgaagacaaaaaggaGGGAACCCACACACTGAAGAATATCAACAGAAAGCACTCATTTGTCCATTATCATCGTTTCCTTTTAAGCTTTTCATGGAAGAATgcagtttcacacacacacgtttgggCCTTAAATTCCCTTTTAATTTCACTTGCCATGACCCATTCATTTCTCAATCATCTCTATTCTGAGTGAAAAACACAAGTATGTTGATGACCGAGTGACTGTCAGTTACATTTTCAAAGCATCGTTAAAAGATACTTTGAGATGCTTTCTAATGTGACTGTtaattttaatacttatttATTCAAGTTTTTCTTCAGGTTTAAGGTCACATTTACAACAGGGAAAGTCTGATGGGCATTATGGTTAGATACTTTATTAAATGATACGCAACAATAAAAAGCATGCTAACCGCTAATAAAAATACTTGTGAATTGCTATTCTGGTCTAGAGACAGAAGTGTGAGAGCTGAGAGATGAAGAAGTTAAATCTGACTGCTGGGAATGCAATATGACACCATTTATAAataattgtagtttttttttgttgcttgcGATCTTGAAGTTTGGAGTGTTTGCCGCCTGCAAATTGGCTCCTTCTACACAATCTGCAGGACTGACTCACGTCTAATCTCAAATTATTTTCAGCgcttcctcaaaaaaaaaagaaaaaagaaaaaaagaaaacaaacgcCAAGCAGGCCCGACTTGAGAAAGCCAAGCGAGGACAGCCTCTTATCTCTGCAACAAACTGGGCCGCCCGCCAGGTGGCAAGTCACCGAAAAAGCTCAGTGCCCTACAGCAGGTGCCTTGGCAGCGGTGTAATCCCAGCCCAGGTTACCTCAAAGACCTGAACGTCAGGACTGCTGGCCTCCATTTAGCCTGCTCGCCCATCAGACTGCAGCGCCGATACAATCACACAATATTACATCCCGGCTGGGTGGATAATCCCCGCAATCAAAACATCATCATCTCAGCTGAATGAGCAATAGTGCACAGGCAGTATGCACGGTCCACAGAACAGACTACACACGCTGCAAAATGTCCACTAACAAGTGCTCAGACAGGCCCCACACATTCAGCCGCTCACACATtattcacacaaaaacacacacgcagtCAAATAAGACTATTATTACTTTCAAAATATGGATGCTGCTTGGCacaaaagagtgagagagagcgaagacagagagaagaaaatagCCACTGCAAATCCACTCAgtcagaaaagcagaaaatgctTTTCTCTTGCTCCTGACGCAGTGGCCTCTGGGTAGACAGAGGGACTCCTGATGCCTATTCTCGCTCTGTCTGTTTCCCTCTTGTTTCCCTCCCCCCTCGCTTCTCTTGCCCTCTTTTCCCTCAATCTGCACAATTATGTTTGATTTCTTTTCCGTTACAATATAATTCAATACCTTAACTGCACCTCAGCGAGAACTGGGAGCACTATTGACGGGAGAGACGGCGGGGGAGTGGCGGTGACGCTGATGGTGAGGTGAGTGCACGATCCAATTACAGAAGAAGAGAGTGCTGAGAAACCAATTTCAGCCCGATCTGATATCAGATTTTATTATTCACAAAAaggcaaatgaaaataaagtgcaaaaataaactgaaggtgCAGGACTGCACTGCTGTGGATCATCTCATTTCCAGGGTTTAAGGTATCCTATCATGCTCTGAACTTTGAACAGCTCCTGTCTTTATATGAGCTGCCTGATAATGCCGGCAGAGTGCCAAGCAGGTCTACAAGTTCCTTCCAAAGTACTGCAGGTCATATAACTTGGTCAGAGCTATAACAGCTGAGAGGGTGAATGAATGTGAAAGGATTAGTTAGCCAGACAGCATGAACTAACTTCTGCTGCTGGACAGCACTGCCCTAAAGACTCAGACAGTGTCCTGTTTTAGTACAGCTAAAGCTGTAGGAACTAAAATAAATCACCACAGATATATCCCAGCAGTCCCTCTCTTCAGTTCTTCAGACTTACCCACAGCAGGGGCGTCGTACTCATCCCCCAGCAGTATTTCAGGCGCTGAGTAGGCCAGCGAGCCGCAGGAGGTGTTTAGTTTTTTCCCAGGCTGAAACCGGTTGCTGAAGCCAAAGTCGGTGAGCTTGACGACGCCCTGCTTCTCGAAGAACACCACGTTTTCCGGCTTCAGGTCCCTATGCACTACGTGCAGCCGGTGACAGTAGGAGATGGCGTGGACAATTTGGGCAAAGTAACACTTGGCCACCTTGGAGaggagagacaaaaaaattaagaaaaataatcCACGAATGAAAGAGCTTTATCCTAAAACTGCAAGAAAGATCACCCCTAAAGAGAAAGAGACGCTAGCTAACTTAGCATGATGACTAAAATAGCTAATCAACAATCACAGGAAACATGATAAGACACAGAGTTTTTCCAGTTTAATTTCCCTGATTAAATTGACAAGACAAATATTATGCAGAACGAAGCATTGCACGAACATCATCACACATTATTAACATCTATATGCTTTTTATAAATCCCAGTTCTTTTGATTTTCATgtctaaaaaaaatgctgcagacatggcaaaaaaaacccTAATATCATAAAAAGTCCTTATACCATTGCAGTGTTAGACAGTACATCAATCCTTTTACCCTCCTTTAGTTAAAAGTTACTGCTTTCAATGTCACACTGTTGCCTACATATCTCTAGAATTTATTAACTTCAAAGCATCTGTATGCGTAATGCTTCTAACTACCTTTGAACTGTCCTTCACTATATTTCCTCACATCTTAActagaaataaaaagaagtgaTGCAG is a window encoding:
- the LOC115788329 gene encoding SNF-related serine/threonine-protein kinase-like, whose amino-acid sequence is MAGHKRHHDGKIAGLYDLDKTLGRGHFAVVKLARHVFTGEKVAVKVIDKTKLDPVARGHLFQEVRCMKMVQHPNVVRLYEVIDTATKLYLILELGDGGDMYDCIMKHEGGLTEEVAKCYFAQIVHAISYCHRLHVVHRDLKPENVVFFEKQGVVKLTDFGFSNRFQPGKKLNTSCGSLAYSAPEILLGDEYDAPAVDIWSLGVILFMLVCGQPPFQEANDSETLTMIMDCKYTVPPHISRACRDLIGHMLQRDPKKRATLEQIESHQWLQGVDPSPATKLSTPLVSHRSLSEEEHGSIIQRMVLGGIADRDAITEALESNQYNHITATYFLLAERMLRERQEKEQHSQTRSPSPSKAQFRQSWPTRVDVHQDVSDGLGGPAISHPGGPQSPARSAESLHKGPRPKTALLDVSQRQESHTPASSQEQQASQQNQERGLRPLTKPHSNPLRLGSLSSVGPGKPRSPSLFSVEEDEEEDGAEDKCLPPSTLPSQVVLRCKASSSSSTSSSGNRLTSRMSAPVLNQIHEEDKEDEEEEEERRELQGLGPPKPSLSLNLNSRIPSPSTLMSSPKTVGVMAPVATFTPSSETSDDDTESHYKHDTAIRGEHGVEREGRKEDGEKTGAGQGSPSNCASPGSGSGQGKGTAKAASGLVESLKLMSLCLSSQFHNLTGGGGGGVGGGGGGGGGSGAGSAGGDPQDRPMWRMCMGGSTGSLDKVSLLGGPSPRGNLYHQPPLGDALGDPLLEGPCSGRLRLGELDLARENHRNMKNRVLQMPLSDKTLSVNIHRSPKEGLLCTPTPHSCCQVI